CCGCAGGGTCGTAGCCCTCGATGACTTCGGGCAGCAGGTCGGTGAGGTCGGCGGCGTAGTCGCTGCTCGAGCTCGTCGCCCAGGCGATGTCGTCGTTCGACGGGAAGAAGATCGCGTCCGGCCAACCGGAACCCGCGGCGTCGAAGTTCGCGAACGCCTGCTTGACCGTCGTGCCGCCGACGGTGCCGTCGATCTGCACGACGTCGATCTCGATGTCGGGATAGGCCTCCTGGAATGCCTCGGCCGCTGGCACGCGGGGCGGGTCGACCCAGACGGTGATCTTGCCGCCCGAATCGGTCTGCTCCGGAGCGGCGGACTCGCCCGCACTGCACCCGGTGAAGATGACTGCACTCGCAATGGCGAGGGCCGCGGCCGGCGCGGCCGCGGACGGGAACCTCGTGGTCTTCATTGACACTCCTCTGGTGGTTCGGCGCTGACATCACGCCGTCGTGCTGTTCAGGTGACACTCGCAGTCTCGGAGTGCCGTGCTCAAACGTTAGCCTAGATCTCGACGGGAAAGCAAACGTTTGAGCAACTTGTCCACAGAGAGCTTTCGGATGCGGTGGCGCGACGCCTCGCCACGTCGATCTCGCACCTGTCGAGGGCGTCAGCCCAGCCCGAGGCGCGCCGGCGAGAGCCGATAGAACGAGGCCGCGGTGCGGCCGAGCACCTGCTCGCGCTCATGCGGTGCGAACCGCTCGAAGATCGGGCGCAGCCCGTTCCAGACCCTCGTGTAGCCACCGGCCAGGATCGAGATGGGCCAGTCCCCGCCGTACATGAGCCGGTCGAAGCCGAACACCTCGACCGCGCGGTCCACGAACGGCTCGACCAGCTCGGTCGTCCATGCGGCCGGGTCGCCGGTCGCGGAGTACAGCCCGCTGATCTTCGCATGCACGTTCGGGTGCTCGGCCGCGGCGGCGATGAGGCTCCACCACGGCTCACGATCGGCCAGGCCGATCGGCGGCTTGGAGAGGTGGTCGATGACGAGACGCAGGTCGGGATGACGCTCGGCGATGACCGGCACGTGCTCGAGGTGACGCGGCAGTACCGACACGACGTCGAATGCGAGACCGTAGCCCTCGAGCACGGAGAGCCCCTCATCGACATCGGGCCTGAGCAGCCAATCCGGATCCGCCTGGTTGTGGATCAGGGTGCGCACGCCGACCATGAGCGAGTCACCTGCCCAGGCCTCGATGGTCGCCGCGCACTCCTCCGGACGGTCGATCGGCGCATACCCGACGATGCCCGCGACTTCGGGATGCATCGACGCCGACTCGATCATGAGCGCGGTATCGTCCGGGTCGTCGGCCGACTGCACCTGCACCGTGAAGTCGACGCCCGCGTCGCGCAGTTCGTGACGGAGCTCGTCGAAGTAGATCGGGCGATCGATCTCGGCGAGGTCGGGCCCGAGCCACTCGTACGCGGCTCGCTTCGGATCCCAGATGTGCTGGTGGGTGTCGATCACTGGATGACTCATGGCGCTCCTCACAGGACCCGGTGGCGGTCCCAGACCGACCGGAGGGACTCCCCCGCCAGCAGCTCCTCGAGCACCGTCGCCTCGCGGGCGGCTCGCTCGCGCGCGAGGCCGAGGACCTCGTCCTCGTGGTCTCGCGGAACGGCGACGACGCCGTCGTCGTCTGCGATCACCAGGTCGCCCGATGCGATGCGCACACCTCCCACTGCGACTTCCGTGTCGGTCGAGACGATCCGCATCCGGGCACGGTAGTCCATCGGGCGCCGCGACCGACCGAACGCGGGGAAGCCGAGCGCGGCGATCCGATCGGTGTCCCGCAGGTTGCCGTCGGTCAGCACGCCGACCGCACCGTGCCCGAGGGCCGCGGCGCTGAACAACTCTCCCCAGAACGCCGAGTCGTTGCTCGCGGCGGTGGCGATCACGACGAACTCGCCCGGACCGATCCCGTCGATGAACTCGATCGCATCGCGGTACGGGTCGTCGGGATCATCCTCCAGTGCCGGGGCGAAGCGCACGGTGCGCGCTCGTCCGAGCGCACGGGTTCCCGGCACGAGCGGCGCGAGCCGGTGCTGCAGAACCTGCTCGCGCAGTCCTGCGGCATCGCACGAGTCGCTCACGATCGGAGTGGTCAGGCGTTCGTCGCCCTGTTGGACGACGAAGCCGCGCTCAGCGGATGACATGGCCACCGCCCGCCTGGAACGCGAACCGGCGTTCGATCTCCTCTGTGAGCTGCACGCCGAGCCCCGGCGCACTCGGGGCGCCGATGGTGCCGTCGACGAAGTCGGTCGGCTCGATGAGGAGGGCATCGCGAAGCGGATTCGGCAGCGTGCAGTACTCGAACAGCTCGACCGTCGGCTCGGCGAGCGCGGCGTGGAGGTTCGCGGCGAAGGTCACGCCGCTGCCCCAGACATGCGGCACGCAGTCGACGCCGGCGCCGTGCGCGAGCCGGGCGACCCGCGAGAATGCTCGGAAGCCGCCGACGAAGGTCGCGTCCGGCTGGGCGAGGTCGACCCCGCCGGCGCCGATCAGCTCGGCGAACTCGCGCACCGTGCCGTTGGACTCCACGCCTGAGACGGGAACGTCGACCGCGGCGCGCACCCGTGCGAATCCGGCGACGTCGTCCGCCTGCATCGGCTCCTCGTACCAGAGCGCGCCGAGCTCGGCAGCTCGCGTTCCGACGCGGATCGCGTCCTCGGCGGACCATGGGGTGGAGGCGCACGCCTGCACCGCGTCGATGACGAACCTCGTGCCGTCAGGCAGTGTGGCGGTCACGTGATCGAGCAGCCGCAGCGTCGTGTCCGGGTCGGACATCGCCCGGAACTTCACGATCTCGAACCCGGCGGCCACCTGCGTCGCTGCCCAGTCGGCGACCTGCTCGAACGTGGTGCCGAGACCGCCGCTCGCGTAGGCCCGGATGCGATCGCGCGCGGCCCCGCCGAGCAGTTCGTGGACGGGCACCCCCGCTCGCTTCGCCACCGCGTCGCATGCGGCGATCTCGATGGCGCCGGCCACGCCGGAAGCGATGCCGCCGCGCGACCAGAACGCCGTGTACGCGCGCAGGTGATCGGCGACCTCGAGCGGCGATTCGAACGCGGCGCCCACGATGTACGGTCGGAAGGCGTCGACGAGCCCGGGCACCGCCGTGGCGGCCATGATGCCGGCGCCCGCCTCACCCACGCCGCGCGTGCCGTCGGAGAGCACGACCTCGACGAGCGCGGCATCCCATGAGCGGATGGTGCCGCCCACCCACGTGAGCTCCTCTCCCTGTGGGTAGCGGTGCGACAGGAGGACGGCGCGCACCTCCGTCACGGTGAGCGACGTGGCGGGTCCGGCGCGGCCGTCCCGTCTCGTCCCTTCCTGAGTGGTGCCTGCGGGGGGCGACGTCGTCATCGCTGATCTCCTGTTCTCCGGTTGACGAGGTAGAGGTGGGTGAGCACCATCACGGTCTGGCCGCGCTGGTTCACGACGGTCACGAGTTCGTGCACGTAGCCGAACTGCTCGGGCTTCTTCGGGTGCTCGGATTTCTCGGTGATCTCGGCGGTCACCCGGATGGTGTCGCCGATGAACACCGGGTTGATGAAGCGGATGCGGTCGTAGCCGTAGCTCATCGACTGCGGGTTGATGTCGCCGGCGGTCATCCCGACGGCGACCGCCAGCGTGAGCGTGCCGTGAGCGATCCGCTGGCCCGCGGGCTGCGTCGCCATCCACTCGGCATCCATGTGATGGGGGAAGAAGTCGCCGGTCTGCCCGGCGTGGAGCACGATGTCGGCCTCGGTGATCGTGCGGCCGACGGTCTCCCGTCGCTCGCCGACCTCGATGTCCTCCCACCAACGGTCGATGGTCTGCATGTCAGCCCTCCAGGTGGCGTGCCGTGGCTTCGTCGAGGCGGTCGATGGCATCGTCGATGTCGACCCGTCCCGCGAGCACGTCGGTGATCATGGACCCGACCTCGTTCTGCAGCTCCGGGTACTCCGGATGCCGCGGGCGCACGTATGCGGTCTCGAGCGTGGTCCGGGTGTTGCGGAAGAAGTCCAGGCTCAGCGCGTTCGTACGGTCCGAGTCCCATGCGACCGCGTTGCCCGGCTGGCCCCCACCGTCGAAGTAGACGCCCTCCTGCACCTCGGCGGAGTCGAGCCAGAACGCGTGGTCGATCGCGGCCTGCGGATGGCGGGAACGCGCCGAGACCGCGATGCCCGCGCCGCCGAGCAGTGAGCCGCGCACGCCGAGCGGTCCCGCCGGAATGTCGACGTACGCGATCGGATGCTCCCGGAACCCCTCGCGCGAGTAGTTCGTGTACCCGAACAGCAGCGGGCTGTACGCGTACTGCTCCCCCGTCGCGAGCCGGTCGGCGACATCGATCGGATTCAGTGTCAGGTTGTCCTCCGGCACGAGCGACGCGAGCCGGCGCATCAGTTCGAGCGCCTCGCGAGCCGCGTCGCGGGGCAGGAAGATCCCGGGCTCGCGGAGCGCGTCGGCGCCGAAGCTCGCGGCGACGGTGAGCAGGCTCGAGTATGCGTCGACCGGCTTCGCCGGCCACAGCACGCGCCCCTCCTCGGCGAGCGCGAACACCTCGTCCCACGTTCGCGGTGGCGCGTCGATCAGGTCCGGGCGCCACGCCGCGACCTGGGCGGCCGCATCGGTCGCGAGCCCCCATTGGCGGCCCTGGTGCTGGTACGACGCGTGCGACGGCCCGATCGTCTGAGCGGCGAGCGTCGCGAGCTCGTCGTCGTGGCCTGCACCGTCGAGCGGCAGCAGCAGGCCGCGCTCGGCGGCGAACGGGATGTGCGGATGGTCGATCACGAGCAGGTCGACGCCGTCGACGAGCTCGTCGAGGCCCTGGTCGCCGAATGCGAGCAGCGACCGGTACTCCCAGACGACCTCGACCTCGGGTGCCACCTCGCGGTAGGCCTCCGCCGCCGCGACGACGCTGCCGTACCCCCGCTCGTGCTCCCAGGTCATGCCCCGCAGCGTGGTCGTCATGCGTCCACCCGCTGCCGGGGGAACTCCGTGCGGATCGCCTCGTCGTCCTCGCCCAGGCGTGGCGCGGCCTTCGCGCTCGACAGCACGCGGCCGTCGACCCGGATCGGCCCGCGCGTGGTCGCGATCCGCACCCCGTCGCGCTCGACCTCCTGCGTCATGCGAATCGCTGCGAATCCGTCGGACTCCATCAACTCGTCCAGCGTGAGCACGGGCGCGCACCAGACGTCGGCGGTGTCGAGGATGTCGAGCCAGTGCTGGGTCGTGTCGGTCGCGAAGCGCTCCGCGAGCATCTCCTCGATCTCCACCTGACGGTCCCACGCCTCCTGCGGGTCGGACATCAGCTCGAGCTCCCGGATGCCGAGCAGGCGGCCGAGCGTGGGGATCGCGTTCATCGCGAGGGCCAGGTAGCCGTCGGTGGTCGGGTAGGTACCGTAGGGCGCGGCCAGGAAAGCATGCGCCGAGTGCGACCCGCCGCGGCGGACCGTGATCGTCTCGTCGTTCAACCGCGTGCTCAGCAGTTCGAACTGCAGGTCGAGCATGGCCTCGAGGAGGCTCGACTCCACCAGCCCGCCTTCGCCGGTGCGGAAGCGGCGCACGAGCAGCGCGGTGACGCCCTGCGCGATGTGGCAACTCAGGAGGTGGTCGGCGATCGACACCCCGACCGGCACCGGGCCGTCCTCGCGCGACCCGCTCAGCCACGGCAGCCCGGAGATCGACTGCGCGAGCAGGTCCTGCCCGGGGCGATCCTTCCACGGCCCCTCCGAGCCGTAGCCGGTCGCGCTCGCGTAGACGATCGACGGGTTGATCGTCTTGACCGACTCGTAGTCGAGGCCGATGCGCTCCATGACGCCGGGGCGGAAGTTCTGGATGATGACATCCGCCCTGGCCACCAGCTCCTTGACGTAGGCGAGGTCATCGGCCGACTTCAGGTCGGCGGTGATCGACTCCTTGTTCCGGTTCATCGCGTGGAACGAGACGGTGTCGCCGTCGATCCGGCGACCCGCGAACGCGAGCGTCCGTCCGATGTCGCCGACGCCGGGGCGCTCGACCTTGATCACCCTCGCTCCGAGATCGGCGAGGCGCATGGCCGCCACCGGGCCGGCGAGGAACTGGCTGAAGTCAAGGACGAGCACGCCCTCGAGTGGGAGCGGTGGAGCGGGGGACATGGGTGCCTTCATTTCACGCGCGGCATCGCGCCCTCTCGGGCGGGGTGCCTATCGAACTTCATTGATCAATCGTTTGTTCATGAGATTACACGACGCACGCGGACATCGGCAAGCTCATCCCTGATCCGCGGCGACTCAGCACATGGGGAGCCCGCTCGATACGTGTCCGGTGGTTGCGGCGCCCCGTCGCCGGCGACTGCGCGCTCGGAGCGAGACGGCTCCCCGAGCTGCTACCGAGCGGGACCCGCGGTCGACTCCCGCACGATCAGCTCGGGCGCGGGATCGGTGACCACGAGGTCGGTCGCCACCCCCGTGGTGATCCGCTCGAACATCGCCGTCATCGCACTCTCGCCCAGGCGGCGGAGCGGCATCCGTACGGTGGTCAGCGGCGGCCAGGTGTTCTCGGCCGTCCATGCGTCGTGCATCGCGACGATCGAGAGGTCCTCGGGCACGCGCAGCCCGTGGCGACGTGCCTCGAGAAGCGCGCCGATCGCGGCGTTGACATTCGCGACCACGACCGCCGTCGGGGGCTCGTCATGATCGAGGACGACCAGAAGTGCCTCGCCGCCCGCGCGCGGCTGGTAGCCGAGCGTGGTCATCAGCTCGGCCTGCGGCTCGATCCCAGCCGACCGCATCTCGTCGACGAAGCCCTCGCGTCTGCGGCGGGCCGTATCCGAGTCGGCGAGGCCACCGAGGTATCCGATCCTGCGGTGGCCGAGTTCGATCAGATGCCGCACTGCCACGCGGATGCCTTCAGCGTCCTCGAGGAGTACCGAGCCGGGATGGTCGAGATGATCGGAGTTGACGAGGATGACCGGAAGCCGACCGTCGAAGAGTTCCCCGAAGTCCGTGACCTTGCTCGCGTCGCCGAGTTGCACGATCGCTCCGTCCACCCGACCCTCGCCGATCAGGCGCGGGATCGCGTCGGGCTCAGTCGTGAGGTTCTCGGCCCGCGCCAGAAGCACGCCGTACCCGCGGCGATTCCCCTCTTCCTCGACACCCGTCATGAACTCGGTGAACATCGCGTTCGTGAGGTCCGGAACGACGACGGCGATGACGTTCGTGCGTGCGAACTTCAGCGCGCGCGCGGCGAAATTCGGCCGGTAGTCCAACTCCTTCGCGGCGTCGAAGATGCGCGCACGGGTCTGCTCGCTCACGCGCGCGTCGGGCGCATTCGTCAGGACCCTGGACACCGCGGAGACGGAGACCCCTGCCTTCGATGCGACGTCACTGAGAGTGGCCATGGGCTCAGTGTACGGAGTTCACTGCGCGAACCCGGTGAATGCGTGGCGCGTCTGCGCAAACGACTGCGCAGCGCTCCTGACGGACGAACACGTTTGTACACCTCGTATCGGCGCGGAACGCCGTTGCATCTCCGCGGAAGCGGTCAACTCTGGTGGAAGACCCGCGCCAGCAGGGCGATGTTGCGGTCGTCCAGGTGCGCGAAGTCGTCGAGGGGTGTCCGGAGGAAGTCCGCGACCGGAGGGAATCCCGCGTCGTACGTCTCCGGCGCCGCGTAGCAGTACAGACCGATGCCTTCCTCTTCGGCGTAGGCGACGACGTCCTCCCCCTGCAGGCTGTTCCGCTGGAAGAAGCTGTCGCTGAACGTCGTCAGGAGCTCCGTCTGCTCGCCGATCTGGCTGCGCACCTCATCGATGGCGCGCTTGTCGCCCGCTTCGTTCTGGAGCCAATCGACCTCCCTCAGCAGTGGTTGGCGGACGATCTCGGGGTGATCCAGGATCGAGCACGACAGCCAGATCTTGCACGAGGGCTTGACGGCGCGAGTGGTCGCCTTCACGGCCTGCCAGCAACGGTCGATCGCGCGGCGGTTGAACGTCAGCTGCATCTCCTCGGTGACGGCAGCGGCACCGGGGAACGGCTCGCCCATCAGTTCCCGGTACATCTCCTGCTCGCAGGCCAACCACCGCTGCTCGCTCGTGCCGGCGCCATCGACCCCGAGTCCGGTGGTCGGACTCCAGAACCAGTCGATCATGTAGCCGTCCATGTCCGTCAGCTCGATCGCCTCCCGGATGGATTCGCACAGGAAGTCGATGTAGGCCCGCGTGTAGGGGATGTGGGGCGCCGACGGTGTTCCGTAGCTGAGTTCGGGATGGGTCGTCGCCCACCTGGTGTTCGACCCGAAGCAGAAGTACCCGAAGACCTCCAGGCCCTCCGCACGACCGATTCTCACCATCTCGGTCAGATAGTCGGACTCCAGGCCCGGCTGCTCGGGAACCCGGCCGTTCTTGTACCAGGCGTATCCGTTGGAGGACACGGCGAACGTCTGGATGACGTTCACCCCGAGATCCTTGTGCCACTGCACCTGATCCGCCGGGTTCAGGCTCGCCCAGGCGCCTGGCGGAGCGAACTCGTTGGTGCTGTGGCTCGTGAACTCGGTTCTGCAGACCCAGTTGACGTCGAGACAGAACGCCTTGATCGACTCCAATGTGCCCTCCTCTGGTTGATGGGGGGAAGTAGACGGTGCGGGAGATGCTCGCGGCGGGTCAGCGGAAGACGCCACCGAGCGCGATTCCCTTCGTGATGAATCGGTTGAAGATGAGGTAGATGATGATCACCGGGATCGTCGCAATGCTGAGTCCGGCGAACAGGGGGCCGAGTTGCGCGGTGAACTGCCCCTGGAAGCCGAGTACACCGACCGAAACGGTCTGCGAGGTCGACTCCTGCAGGAGGACGATTCCGAGCTGCGCTTCAGCCCACACGAACACCAGGGCCAGCATCCCGACCGCCGTCAGCGCGCCTTTCGACAACGGGAGCACGATCTGGAGGTACGCGGAGAACTCCCCGAGACCGTCGACTGTCGCCGACTCGATGAGCTCCTGGGGAAAGTCCGCGTAGTAGGAGGTCAACACGAGCACCGTCGTCGGGAGGGTCAGCACTCCGTAGGTGACGCCGAGCACCGCCGGTTGACTCAGCAGGGAGAGCGCGTTGAACACCTGGAAGTACGGGATGATGATCAGGACGAACGGCACCACGCTCGCCGTCAGGAAGATCGCGAGGAAGAGTGCTCGCATCCTCGCTCCGAGCTTGGTCGCGAAGTACGCCGCCGTGGAGCCGACCGTCAATGTCACGACGATCGCCACTCCGCCGGCGATCGCGGTGTTCGTGAAGTAGTCGATCATGCCGGCGCCACCACCCGGGCCGTTCCACGCGATGACGTAGTTCTCGGGGTGATATTGCCCCCCGATGCCGAGCGGGTAGGCGAACAGGTCGGTGTTGCTCCGCAGCGAGTAGATCGCGATCAGGATGAACGGCACGATTGCCAGAATCGTCCAGCCGATCAGCAAGAGGTGGCCCATTCCGAGCCCGAGCACGCGCTTGATCATGTTCAGAACTCCTCCTGCTTGGAGCGGCTCAACCGCATCGCGAACATGCCGACCGCGATGAGGATGATGCCGCCCATGATGGCGACGGCACTCGCCATGCCGAAGTTCAACTGCTGGAACGCCTCCCGATAGACCAGCACCGGCAGCACGCTCGTTGCGAACCCCGGGCCACCCTGCGTCATGGCCCAGATCACCGTGAAGCCGTTGAACTGCCAGATCATCTCGAGCACCATCGTGACGACGAAGACCGGTCGGATCATCGGAAGCGTCATCCCGAAGAATCGCCGAACCGTGCCCGCACCGTCGACGCGGGCCGCCTCGTAGATCGAGACGGGAACCTGCTCCATGGCCCCGAGCAGGAGGAGGAATGCGAAGCCCACGCTCGCCCAGATCGTGACGAATACCGTCGGGTACAGGGCCGTGTCGGCCCCTGCGAGCCACGCGTGGTCGCTGCCGAGTCCGAGCGCACCGAGAATCACGTTCACCACGCCGATGTTGGGCTGGAACGCCGTCGCCCAGAACACACCGGCCGCGGCGATCGGTGCGATACCAGGGAGAAACCACACCACTCGGTAGAACGCGGCCCCGCGCACGCGCGCACTCACGGCTGCCGCGAGCAACGTCGCGACCGCCATGATGCCGGCCGTGCTCAGCACGGCGTAGACCACCGTCAGCCAGAGCGCGGGAAGGAACTCCGACCCGGTGAAGGCATCGATGTAGTTCTCGAGCCCGATGAACTCGATCGGGCCCAGGCCGCGCCAATCGGAGAAGCTGATTCGGATGCCCTGCACAGCCGGCGCCCAGAGGAACGCCGCGATCAGCAGGACGGCGGGAAGGATCGTCACGGCCATGATGATCCTTCGCCCGCGGACGATTCCGATCCGCCGCCGTCCCCCCTTCCGCATCTCGGGCGGCAGCACCACGGCCACCGTGTCCATCTCGTTCGTGCGCGTCGCTTCAGTCGTATCGCTCATTGCTCTCCGCCTCGCCGGCGGGGGCCACCCGGTAGCGGTGGCCCCCACCACGATTCGTTCGGTGCCTACTCGGCGCGCATCTCCGTCAGCATGTCCTCGACGGTCTGGCCGACGCCGGCCGGCGTCTCGTTCCCGTTCAGCATCTCCTGGATTCGCGGGTCGACCAGCTGCTGCCCGAGACCGCCAGGAACCACCGAGGTCCACCCCGGCTGGCCGCCGAACTCAGCGACATCCGCGAGCATCTCCTGCACCTGCGGGATCATGACCGAGTACGACTCGGCGGGCACGTCGTTGATCGACGGAAGCGCACCCTTCTCGATGAGCGTCTCCTGCGCTTCGACGGACATGACCACCTCGAGGAACTTCTTCGCGAGGTCGGGGTTCTTCGCACGGGCCGGGATCGCGAACGCGTCCCCGTTGTAGAGCGTGAGCTGGGTCATCGCGCCCGGGTCCACGGGAGGCAGCATCGCCCAACCGAACTCGTCCGTCATGCCCTCGTCGATGAACGGCTGCGCCGCGTACTGGCCGTTGAGCATCATGCCGGCCGCTCCCTGGACGAACAGCGACTGCGCGGTCGCAACGTCCTGCCCGAGGTAGCCGTCCTGGAACAGGTCCGCCTCACCCATCGCCTTGATCTGCTCGATCGCGCGCAGGAACGGCTCATCGGTGTAGGAGATCGTCTGCTCGACGCCTTCCTGCCAGCTCGTGAGGTAGTTCTCGAGCTCCTCCGGCGTCGACGATGTCGGCAGGTAGGCATCGATCATCCAGCTCGACTGGTAGTTGTCGGCGGGCCCGATCGCGAGGCCCTGCTTGCCGCCCTCCTTCAGGGCGGTCACGGTCGCCTCGAGCTCGTCGAGCGATTCGAACCGATGGTTCTCGGGTTCGGGAATCCCGAGTTCTGCGAAGAGATCCTTGTTGTAGTACACGACGTTGTAGATCGTCGAGTCGTACGACACCACGTACGGGGTCCCTGCCGTCTTCAGCGCTGCCGCGAGCGACTCGCCGTACCGCGCATCCAGATCCGCCGCCTCCCACACATCGTCGAGCGGAACCAACTCGCCGGCGGCGGTGAGCTCGCTGAACACCTGCGTGTTCGTCGGGACGACTGCGACGTCGGGCGCGCTGCTCGAGGTCAGCACCTGGAGGTTCGACCCCGTCTTCGCGGTCTGCGAGACCGCCTGGGTCTCCACGGTGACGTCGGGATACTGCTCCTCGAAGACGCTCAGGAACCCGGCGACGTTGGCTTCGGCTCCTGCCTGCACCTGCAGCACGAGCGTGTCGCTCTCAGCTGCGGGGTCGTCGGATGCAGTGGAGCATCCGGCCAGCAGTAGGCCCGAGACGGCGACCGTCGCCGCCGCCCAGAGGCCTCGCGATCGGGGTCGTGCCCGAGTGGTCAGTGCCGTGACGGGCGTGTTGTTGTCAATCATTGCCTCTCCATCGATTCAATCCAGACAGGACGTCGGTGCGCGCCTGCACGCACCAGCCGCTCGCTTCCTCGTCGAGGACGCGGCGACGCATGGGTGCGTTCGCCCCCGGAAGTGGGACGAACGCGCTGCGATTCCCACGTCGCATCGAAGGAGCCTCGGGCGCTCGCGGCTGCGATGCGCATCGCTTCATCGGCGGCGTCGATGAAGGCGAGGTGAGCAAGAGCCCCGCTGACATTCGACATGCGTTGGTCCTCCGTTGGACGTTCGGGTTGTACAAACGTTACGGGCAAGCAGTTCCATTGCGCAAGCGTTTGATCAAAGAACTTTCGAGCGCGGTGCCTCGCTTAGGCACCTCTTGAACTCGTAACGTTTCGCTAAAATCTCGAACCAGACCCGCCTCGCGGGGCGGTCGTCCCGCCTACTGCATCGAGAGGAAACGCCCATGACCGCAGCAGAACTCGCCA
This portion of the Agromyces rhizosphaerae genome encodes:
- a CDS encoding ABC transporter substrate-binding protein codes for the protein MIDNNTPVTALTTRARPRSRGLWAAATVAVSGLLLAGCSTASDDPAAESDTLVLQVQAGAEANVAGFLSVFEEQYPDVTVETQAVSQTAKTGSNLQVLTSSSAPDVAVVPTNTQVFSELTAAGELVPLDDVWEAADLDARYGESLAAALKTAGTPYVVSYDSTIYNVVYYNKDLFAELGIPEPENHRFESLDELEATVTALKEGGKQGLAIGPADNYQSSWMIDAYLPTSSTPEELENYLTSWQEGVEQTISYTDEPFLRAIEQIKAMGEADLFQDGYLGQDVATAQSLFVQGAAGMMLNGQYAAQPFIDEGMTDEFGWAMLPPVDPGAMTQLTLYNGDAFAIPARAKNPDLAKKFLEVVMSVEAQETLIEKGALPSINDVPAESYSVMIPQVQEMLADVAEFGGQPGWTSVVPGGLGQQLVDPRIQEMLNGNETPAGVGQTVEDMLTEMRAE